One halophilic archaeon DL31 genomic region harbors:
- a CDS encoding hypothetical protein (KEGG: hvo:HVO_2291 hypothetical protein): protein MKWTYEGREYLESTGDPNLNTIAERIEEGSTSLAEELDDSETEYPYKGLHLLLSSLDGLITWLCENDPDIDPNFYNDGGNPVYFGGRKKRALEKWYDEHAIFGVEDDEGESFKQQWDDFWNHRHRIMHGSPDAYYDENIGIATLFFVGLTAHVVKERYDQLNQ from the coding sequence ATGAAGTGGACCTATGAAGGACGCGAATATCTCGAATCCACTGGGGATCCAAATCTAAACACCATCGCTGAACGTATCGAAGAGGGATCTACGTCGCTCGCTGAAGAACTAGATGACTCTGAAACCGAGTACCCATACAAAGGACTCCACCTGCTACTCTCCTCCCTAGATGGCCTGATCACCTGGCTCTGCGAGAACGACCCAGATATTGATCCTAACTTCTATAACGACGGCGGAAACCCCGTTTACTTCGGCGGACGAAAAAAACGTGCTCTGGAGAAATGGTACGATGAACACGCCATTTTCGGTGTCGAAGACGATGAGGGAGAGTCATTCAAACAACAATGGGACGACTTCTGGAATCACCGTCACCGAATAATGCACGGCTCACCTGACGCCTACTATGATGAAAACATCGGCATAGCCACCCTATTCTTCGTCGGACTCACGGCTCACGTCGTAAAAGAAAGATACGATCAGCTAAATCAGTAA
- a CDS encoding transposase (ISH3) (KEGG: hla:Hlac_3628 transposase (ISH3)), which yields MSKTKQADGEIHEDQLLNFLVNRLDEEVSLSLANNAEITAEDIYEVLVGACADGTSVSTLCASSQNSPAGNTVLYHLRTKFEPERLERVANTLLRKDLDELLPEQVEVCADLHLRPYYGDEDDTDGLYHSVAKRGTTAFHAYATLYARVKNKRYTLAVRRLKDGDTASSVLAEFFGVLDGLDAGVKAVYLDRGFYDSKCLTLLQAHNYAYVIPIIRWGEAIQQELSEGWSRVIQHDLTGKLDGHSWTVDFPVYIDCTYLNGKYDENGVARHGYAADAPFIDSPRDARYHYSKRFGIESSYRLFEQAIATTTTRDPTVRLLYVVVSLLLQNVWRYLHYEYVATPRRGGRRLWWWPYKEFVNMIRRAAWTALAVRRAVPANRPPDDRFHR from the coding sequence GTGTCTAAAACCAAACAAGCAGACGGTGAGATCCACGAGGACCAGCTTCTTAACTTTCTCGTCAACCGCCTTGACGAGGAAGTTTCGCTCTCGTTAGCCAATAACGCTGAAATCACTGCTGAAGACATCTATGAGGTCCTCGTCGGCGCTTGCGCCGACGGGACCTCTGTCTCTACGCTCTGTGCGTCGAGCCAGAACTCACCCGCTGGGAACACGGTCCTCTACCATCTTCGGACGAAGTTCGAGCCGGAACGGCTCGAACGAGTCGCTAACACGCTCCTGCGAAAGGATCTCGATGAATTGCTCCCCGAACAGGTGGAGGTCTGCGCAGACCTCCACCTGCGGCCCTACTACGGTGACGAAGACGACACAGACGGCCTCTATCACTCGGTAGCGAAGCGTGGAACCACTGCGTTCCACGCCTATGCCACACTCTACGCGCGTGTGAAGAACAAACGCTACACGCTGGCGGTACGCCGTCTCAAAGACGGCGATACCGCAAGTAGTGTCCTCGCTGAGTTCTTCGGTGTCCTCGACGGCCTTGACGCCGGGGTCAAGGCCGTCTACCTTGATCGCGGATTCTACGACAGTAAGTGTCTCACGCTGCTTCAGGCGCACAATTACGCGTACGTGATCCCGATCATCCGGTGGGGTGAGGCGATTCAGCAAGAGCTCTCGGAAGGATGGAGTCGCGTCATTCAGCATGATCTGACGGGGAAACTCGACGGTCACAGCTGGACCGTCGATTTTCCCGTCTACATCGACTGTACGTACCTAAATGGGAAGTATGACGAGAACGGTGTGGCGCGTCACGGCTACGCCGCTGACGCGCCGTTCATCGACTCACCACGGGACGCTCGATACCACTACTCGAAACGCTTCGGTATCGAGTCAAGCTATCGCTTGTTTGAGCAAGCGATAGCGACAACGACAACACGAGATCCAACGGTACGGCTGCTGTACGTGGTGGTGAGTCTCCTCTTACAGAACGTCTGGCGGTACCTTCACTACGAGTATGTGGCGACGCCCCGCCGAGGCGGGCGTCGCCTCTGGTGGTGGCCGTACAAGGAGTTCGTCAATATGATTCGACGAGCTGCGTGGACGGCCCTCGCGGTGCGTCGGGCCGTCCCCGCGAATCGGCCACCTGACGACCGATTCCACCGCTAA